The genome window CGAGGGGCTGCTGTCGCTGGTCGACCGCGCCAAGCTGTCGGAACTCAAAAAGATCGCCGCGCCCAAACAGACCAGCGTTCCCGTCGAGATCGGCGAAAAAACGCTCGACCTGCTGACCGACATCCGAAAGATGTTCGTGTTTGTCGGCGACGCGACGCTGGCGCTCACGCACTCCGCGTTGCACCCCGGCAGCGTGCGCTGGCGGGAAACGCTCTACTACATGGAGCGTGCCGGAGCCGACGCCCTTCCCATCGTCGGGCTCATCTCGCTCCTGATGGGCATGATTCTCGGGTTTCAGGCGGTGCTTCAACTGTCGCAGTTCGGCGCGAACATTTTTTGCGCGGACCTCGTCGGCCTGTCCGTGCTGCGTGAACTCGGTCCGCTCATGACGTGCATTCTCGTCGCGGGCCGGTCGGGTTCGGCCTTCGCCGCGGAGATCGGCACGATGAAGGTGAGCGAGGAGGTTGACGCGCTCGCCACGATGGGATTCGACCCGGTGCGTTTTCTCGTCGTGCCGAAGGTGGTCGCCCTCGTGCTCATGGTTCCGTTGCTCACCCTCTACGCCGATTTTCTCGGCCTCATCGGCGGCATGATCGTCGGCACCACGCAAGGCGGAGTCACGCTCAGCGCGTACGTCGCGCAAAGCTACGAGGCGATCGGGCTGTGGGATATCGCCCAGGGATTGATCAAGTGCACGGTGTTCGCGATGATTATTGCCCTCGTGGGG of Deltaproteobacteria bacterium contains these proteins:
- a CDS encoding MlaE family lipid ABC transporter permease subunit, which codes for MAKRKSIIPDESATYEFAVDDATGSEKRIRIGGRLSITNAHRVHLDLVHALERSPYRRLVIDLTNLVYIDGAGAAVLVESQRSCRQAGAEFDLIGLRGDVEGLLSLVDRAKLSELKKIAAPKQTSVPVEIGEKTLDLLTDIRKMFVFVGDATLALTHSALHPGSVRWRETLYYMERAGADALPIVGLISLLMGMILGFQAVLQLSQFGANIFCADLVGLSVLRELGPLMTCILVAGRSGSAFAAEIGTMKVSEEVDALATMGFDPVRFLVVPKVVALVLMVPLLTLYADFLGLIGGMIVGTTQGGVTLSAYVAQSYEAIGLWDIAQGLIKCTVFAMIIALVGCMRGFQVRGGAASVGQYTTSAVVTGIFLIIVADAVFTVLFTYFG